CCGTGGTGCGTCCATCTCGGACTTCGCCGACAAGATTGAGGCAAACCCGGCAGCGCTGGTGACGGTTCTGTTCCACCTCGGTGAAATGGCAACTGCCACACAGTCACTGGATGAAGACACCTTCGCCTTGTTGGGCACCGAGCTGGGCTACAAGGTCCAGGTCGTGTCCCCCGAGGATGAAGAGCGCGAACTGCTCAGCAGCTTCGACATCGACTTCGAAGCCGAACTTGAAGCTGAAGGCGACGAAGACCTTGAAGTTCGTCCCCCGGTTGTCACTGTCATGGGCCACGTGGACCACGGTAAGACACGTCTGTTGGATGCGATCCGCAAGTCGGACGTTGTTGCTGACGAGCACGGTGGCATCACCCAGCACATCGGTGCCTACCAGATCGTGCACGAGCACGAAGGTACAGATCGCAAGATCACCTTCATTGACACCCCTGGCCACGAGGCGTTCACCGCCATGCGTGCCCGAGGTGCCAAGGTCACCGATATCGCCGTGTTGGTTGTCGCAGCGGACGACGGCGTCATGCCGCAGACCATTGAGGCGCTCAACCACGCCCAGGCTGCCGGTGTTCCGATTGTGGTCGCCGTGAACAAGATCGATAAGGATGCAGCCAACCCGGAGAAGATCCGTGGCCAGCTGACCGAGTACGGTCTGGTTCCGGAAGAATACGGTGGCGACACCATGTTCGTTGACGTATCAGCACGTAACAACATCAACATCGAGGAACTCCTCGAAGCTGTGCTGTTGACCGCTGATGCTGCCCTGGACATGCGAGCCAACCCGAACAAGGATGCCCGCGGTATCGCCATTGAGGCGAACTTGGACAAGGGTCGCGGTTCCGTGGCCACCGTCCTGGTGCAGTCGGGTACCTTGCATGTCGGTGACACGATCGTTGCAGGTACCGCCCACGGCCGTGTTCGCGCCATGTTCGACGAGAACGGTGACGTCATCTCCGAGGCCGGCCCGTCGCGTCCGGTCCAGGTACTGGGCTTGTCCAACGTTCCCCGTGCAGGTGACACGTTCTTCGTCACAGGGGACGAGCGCACCGCTCGCCAGATCGCTGAAAAGCGTGAAGCTGCCGATCGCAACGCCGCCCTGGCCAAGCGTCGCAAGCGCATCAGCCTGGAAGACTTCGACCAGGCCGTTGCTGACGGGAAAGTTGACACTCTTAACCTCATCCTCAAGGGTGACGTTTCCGGTGCCGTTGAGGCCCTGGAAGACTCGTTGCTCAAGATCGATGTTGGCGAAGGTGTGGCGCTGCGCGTCATCCACCGCGGTGTGGGTGCCATCACGCAGAATGACGTCAACCTTGCCACGGTTGATAACGCCATCATCATCGGCTTCAACGTCAAACCGGCCGAGCGTGTTGCCGAACTGGCTGACCGCGAGGGCGTTGATATGCGCTTCTACTCGGTCATCTATGGCGCCATCGATGACATTGAGCTGGCTCTCAAGGGCATGCTCAAGCCCGAGTACGAGGAAGTTCAGCTGGGTACCGCGGAAATCCGCGAAGTATTCCGCTCTTCTAAGCACGGCAACATCGCCGGTTCCATCGTCCGTTCCGGCACCATTCGCCGTAACTCGAAGGCCCGAGTGCTCCGTGGCGGCAAGGTCATCGGTGACAACCTCACCGTTGACTCGCTCAAGCGGTTCAAGGATGACGCCACCGAAGTCCGCACCGACTTCGAATGTGGTATTGGTTTGGGGTCGTTCAACGACCTGCAGGCCGAGGACATCATCGAGACGTTCGAGATGCGCGAGAAGCCGCGCGTCTAACCGTTAGCTGAGCCGGCCAGGCGTCCATATGGGCGCCTGGCCGGCTTTGTATTCCCTAGGATGGTATCGGACCATCCCTTCAGCTTCCCTTTAAGGAGATCATCATGGCTGATTCAGCCCGCGCCGCCAAACTGGCACAGCGCATCAAAGTTGTCGTGGCGGAGGCTCTCCGTCGTACAGTCAAGGACCCTCGCGTTGAAGGCCTCACGGTCACCGATGCACGCGTCACCAACGATCTGCAACACGCGACCGTCTACTACACGGTCTTTGGCGACGAGACTGCCCAGTCCGAAGCCAAAATCGGCTTGGAACGTGCCAAGGGTGTGCTGCGTGCCGAGGTTGGCAAGAACATCACCGTCCGCCTGACCCCGACACTGGAGTTCGTGGCGGATGTCATCCCGGAGAACGCCGCCAACCTCGAGGCCCTGCTGCGGGTGGCGAAGGAGCGTGACGCCCAGCTGGCACAGCTCTCCGCCGACGCCGAGTTCGCCGGTGATGCGGATCCTTACAAGAAGGACGAGGACGACGCCGAGGCCTAAAAACTTCGCGCTAGCGTCCTGCGACAGGGGGCATGGAACAGACCCCAGGGTCTGTTCCATGCCCCCTGTCGTGGTAGCGGATGCACAGGCCAAATTCAGGAAGTTCCACGGACTTCCCTACCACCGGGCCGTGACCATGAATCATGGAATCCGAGGCGGTTGACATAAAAGGCCCGGGGGAAACACCGGCACAGGTGAAGGGGTACCCTGGATGCAAGGTGCAGTTTCCAGACGGGGGTTCCTATTTGGCGCCAGCTTGATGGGGGTAGGCGGGTTGGCCGCAGGCACTGCCGTCGCAGATGGGTGATTTCCGCCGAACGGACGCCCCCAGCGTCTTCCCCTCGGGATCGACGACACCGCCCACGGCAACCACAGCTATCCCCGACCGCCGCTTTGTCAGTACCAAACTGATCACCACGCATGCCAGCAGCTAGAAGTCCTCGCCGACCGGAAATGGATTGCCTTTCACTGCGACGCAAGGCGACGGCTCCAACGGCCTGATCTTGGACAATAAAGGCGTCCCGTATGGATCGAGCCCACAGGTGTGGGCATCACGGATCTTCGCGTCCAGGAATTTGAAGGCAAACCTGTGCTCATCTACTGGGCCGGGACGGGGATCGGCGGCCACGGCGAGGGCTCCGGGACCATCTGGGGCACCTCCTACAAGGAGGTGCCCCAGGTCAATACGGGTAACGGTTTGAAGTCCGACCTCCATGGATTCCGGTGCACGGACGCCGGAACAGTCCTCATGATTTCTTACCCCACCATTCATTCGGCGAGACTTGAGCGCGTGGGGGGAACGCCAGCGGGCTATTTGTTTGCCTGCCATGTTCAGGAAGTGGTGGTGCGCACGGGGAGTCCCAGCGCCGAAGGTTCCAGCGCTGCGAAAGCCTTGACCGTTACCATGTGAATTCAGTGGACGACGACGGCAACACCCTTTTGGTCTCGGCCCGGAACACCCACGCCCTGTACCTTCTGGAGAGGGCAACTGGAAAACTCGTGTGGCGCCTGGCCGGCAAGCAAAGCGATTCTTCTGTGGCGGACAATGCTGCGTTCGCCTGGCAGCACGACGGACGCCGCCGTTCCGTCACCGAGGTTATCGTGTTTGACAACCACTATGACAAAGGCAGCGCTAGCACTTCCCGCGGCCTGTTGCTGACCATTGACGAGAGCGCCCGAACCGCGGTACTCAAGGCCGAATATGCCAATGCCGGCAACGCGGCAACGTCGAAGGCAACGTTCAAGTACTGCCCAACGGAAATATCCTCGTGGGTTGGGGAGCAGACCCGGCTGCCACTGAGTTCACCGCTGAGAGCGAGGCCATCTTTGAGGCGGTGGGTTTGGGCAACGCGTCGTACCAGGCAACGGGTCCTCCATTGCCGTGTTCGTCAGCTGGAACGGGTCCACCATCGTGGCCTTGTGACGGATATCAACCGGAGATTCCCTCAGCACGTTGACGGTGCGCAAGAGCATTCCACGGCGAGGATTTGAAACACAATTTGACGTTGCCAACGCCAGCCACGTGCTTGTTGAAGCCCTTGACGACGGCGGGGCAGTTCTTTCCCGTATCGCCGTCGTCACGGTCTAGCCGGCCCAGATCCGGGCGGCTTGCTGTCGTTGTCTTTCCTATCGCAGCCGCATGGTCATCAATTTCCCCCCGGTCTCCGCGAGGGCATAGGTGACCTTGCCATCGTTGACGACGCTGACGCCGTCGCCCATCAACTGGGCAATATAGATGGTGTTGTCATAGCTCACGGCAATCCCTGTGGGTGCAGCCAGCCCCTCGGCAATGAGTTGGGTATTGCCAGTGAAGAGATTTGCCCTGTAGACCTTGCCAACCCCCAGGCTTTCGCCCGGGACACCAGGCAAGGCGGAGTAATATATCCAGCTGCCATTGACTTCAACATCTGTGGGAACTGCCTGGGCGCAGTACTTGAGCCCCACCATGCACTCAGGAATCATCATGCCCACTTCGCTACCCAGGGTGATGACTGCGGCGTCAATGATGATGGGTTCAGCAGGCAGTGACTTGATGAGTTTCACATAGCCGCTGTTGGAGACAAAGACGATGTTGTTCGCACCGGCGTCACCGACGATCACCCCGCCCCACACAGGTGGACTCGAATAAGGATGCGAGAAAACCTCACCCTTGCTTTGCAGGAACGAGCCTGGCCCAGACATTCGGGGGATGCGTCGCGAACTCCATAGACAGTGTTGCCGTCGGGGTTGTTGGCGGCCTCAAACTTGCTCAGGTCGGTGATGGTGCGGGTCCTGCCCTTGTAATCGATGCTCATGAGCCGGGTGGGCAACAGTGCCGCGCCCGGCTCAGGACCTTCGCCTTTGATCGTTGTTGAAGTAGTACGTGGTTCCAAAGCCATAGGAGACGCCGGCAATCTCCTGTCCGGGGGCACTGACCACA
This region of Arthrobacter alpinus genomic DNA includes:
- a CDS encoding arylsulfotransferase family protein; this encodes MNSVDDDGNTLLVSARNTHALYLLERATGKLVWRLAGKQSDSSVADNAAFAWQHDGRRRSVTEVIVFDNHYDKGSASTSRGLLLTIDESARTAVLKAEYANAGNAATSKATFKYCPTEISSWVGEQTRLPLSSPLRARPSLRRWVWATRRTRQRVLHCRVRQLERVHHRGLVTDINRRFPQHVDGAQEHSTARI
- a CDS encoding arylsulfotransferase family protein, with the protein product MGITDLRVQEFEGKPVLIYWAGTGIGGHGEGSGTIWGTSYKEVPQVNTGNGLKSDLHGFRCTDAGTVLMISYPTIHSARLERVGGTPAGYLFACHVQEVVVRTGSPSAEGSSAAKALTVTM
- a CDS encoding ScyD/ScyE family protein encodes the protein MIVGDAGANNIVFVSNSGYVKLIKSLPAEPIIIDAAVITLGSEVGMMIPECMVGLKYCAQAVPTDVEVNGSWIYYSALPGVPGESLGVGKVYRANLFTGNTQLIAEGLAAPTGIAVSYDNTIYIAQLMGDGVSVVNDGKVTYALAETGGKLMTMRLR
- the infB gene encoding translation initiation factor IF-2, whose product is MAKARVHELAKELGITSKEAVSKLQELGEFVRSASSTIEAPVVKKLRDAFPGAPAAPASTPSPAAPASPAKAKTVTAPTPAATAPENPAAAEKTTAARAAVPGPKAATPAKPGLKPAPAAAVAEAPAAPAPVAAAPAAPAPKAAPSAGGPRPGNNPFASSQGMPRSGRPERGENRSENRTDAPRPPRPAGAGAGAPRPGNNPFAPSQGMPRPGAPRSAEAGTGGPRPGGPRPGAPRPGAPRPAGAPGAGGPRPAGGAPRPGGAGRPTPGMMPNRTERPAAPGRGNDRPGAPGRGRPGAPGATPGAAPTGAPAGGGFGKGGRGRGGTQGAFGKGGAGRGKQRKSKRAKRQELEQMSAPSLGGVSVPRGSGTTVIRLRRGASISDFADKIEANPAALVTVLFHLGEMATATQSLDEDTFALLGTELGYKVQVVSPEDEERELLSSFDIDFEAELEAEGDEDLEVRPPVVTVMGHVDHGKTRLLDAIRKSDVVADEHGGITQHIGAYQIVHEHEGTDRKITFIDTPGHEAFTAMRARGAKVTDIAVLVVAADDGVMPQTIEALNHAQAAGVPIVVAVNKIDKDAANPEKIRGQLTEYGLVPEEYGGDTMFVDVSARNNINIEELLEAVLLTADAALDMRANPNKDARGIAIEANLDKGRGSVATVLVQSGTLHVGDTIVAGTAHGRVRAMFDENGDVISEAGPSRPVQVLGLSNVPRAGDTFFVTGDERTARQIAEKREAADRNAALAKRRKRISLEDFDQAVADGKVDTLNLILKGDVSGAVEALEDSLLKIDVGEGVALRVIHRGVGAITQNDVNLATVDNAIIIGFNVKPAERVAELADREGVDMRFYSVIYGAIDDIELALKGMLKPEYEEVQLGTAEIREVFRSSKHGNIAGSIVRSGTIRRNSKARVLRGGKVIGDNLTVDSLKRFKDDATEVRTDFECGIGLGSFNDLQAEDIIETFEMREKPRV
- the rbfA gene encoding 30S ribosome-binding factor RbfA; this translates as MADSARAAKLAQRIKVVVAEALRRTVKDPRVEGLTVTDARVTNDLQHATVYYTVFGDETAQSEAKIGLERAKGVLRAEVGKNITVRLTPTLEFVADVIPENAANLEALLRVAKERDAQLAQLSADAEFAGDADPYKKDEDDAEA